The stretch of DNA ttttgatCGCTATGTACATTCTCTGTACAAAAAGATCATCGAACAGCATATGCCTGGTTAACCCCCTAAGGCACACTTTGGCTTAACCCCCAGCATGCGCAGATGGGAGCAGCACGCCTGCATAAACACCGCGATCCTTGAAGTCCTTCTGGTCCACATGGAGGTAACGGAGAGCTTTGGTCAGGAACCCCTAATCTCGCACAACGGGTTGCCCTAAAACCCATTAAAGACAATGTAacgtgagcccgtacatgtacggcctttgtcatgaaggggttaaccgctTTGATGAATGGGTTCTGCGGCATAGACGCTAAACATAAGGGTTACGTATCCCTCTCCAGCGTGTGTTTCTGTAAAGGTACTAAGGCACTTGTCTTGGAAGGGGAGGACCATCTTTCTGACTTATCTGCCGATTTCCAGATTTCTTTCCGACGCTAAGTATGGTCTCTTCTTCATACGCAAAGTCAAAAAGTAATCCTCCGTATAAATAACTCATTAGCTCTGATGCATTAACACTGAATCCCAGGCCGCCGGCTCACGGACCCTGCTCTGTACGCAGCACGTTGGGAATGATTGTCGCATCCGCTGCTTGCAGTCTCGCGCGTCGTCAGTGGACATCCGCTACCCCCTAGCGATACGCACGAGCATAATGCCGAGGGGGGGCGGAAAGGTTTGACATTTAATATGTCAGCTGAGCGAAGGGATGACGGAGGAGTTCTTCGGCCGACGGTCTCTGCCGGGCATCTACCAGTATCCGCTTTATAAAGTCCCGGCATTGCTCGGATGTGTTTGGGGGCAGTTGGGGATTGGTTGGCTGGGTGGCAATTTTAAAAATGGCTGCCATGGCCTCATACTCAGCCCAAGGAGGCTTCTCCGTTAGCATTTCCACCACGGTGCAGCCCAGGCTCCTGTAAGAGGAGGCACATGTGAGTTAAAGGGGTGgcaggtgggggagggggcaaCGACTACCAATGCCCATGGTTGCAGCATCGTTAGTGGTCCTACACGTTTGTAACGTAAACATACCAGACGTCTGCTTTTCTTCCGTAGCCTTCTCCACTGATCACCTCCGGACTCATCCAGTACGGTGTCCCGGTCACGGAGCGGATTCCGGTGCCCGACATGCATATGGTCTGGAGCCGCTTGCTGGCCCCGAAGTCTCCCAACTTGACGTTGCCTGCAGAGTCGCGCAGGATGTTGGCCCCTAAGATGTGAACCGATTGCAACGTCAACACCGACAGAACAACTTGCAACCTTGAAATGCCAGGTAACGATGTCGGAGATTTGTGAATACTACGGGCACATGTGGAAAACCCGCGCATGCTGGCGAAGTTACCTTTGATGTCCCTGTGCACGATCATGTTGCTGTGCAGGTAGGAGACTCCCTCCAGGATCTGCCGGGTGTATCTCCTGGTTACGTTCTCCGTTAGGGCTCCATAAGCTTTCAGCTGGTCTTTCACCGAGCCCTGAGACAGACCAAGAAAAGGataatcaaacaaaaaaaaccaaaagaattCCCCCTTGTGTGACATTTTTTGTTCGAGGTGGGTAATTACATGCTTGTGATCGTATGTTTGCTATAAAGTCTTCTGCTCAATGGCATGGATTTGTGTCCTCCCCATAACATGACCTTTAAGTCTGGCCTAGAAGTACCATGAGCCCTGGCTTTACGTGTTCAGTATCCCTGGTACGTCATTAGACCAGGCGCACATTTAAACTCATGCGCTCCTCTCCCATGCCAAACCTCACCCCTGGCATGTACTCCATGAAGATGGTCAGCGTCTTCTCCCCTTTGTCTCGTAGACATCCGTAGTATTGCACAATCCTTTCGTGATGCAAGTTCTTTAGGAGCTGGATCTCACACTCCAAAGCACTCACCTCCTGTAGGGGCGGACAAGCGGCATTGAGAATCTTGGTCCAAAATAGGACACCCCACGCGGAACCCAGAAATTCACATTACCCCCCTTATCTCACATCGATGGAAATAAGGGGTCAATCTGAGGAGTGCTAATAACCTTGCTCGTTTCCGGACTGTCTGGGTCATACTGGACCTGCTTCGCTGCCAGCTCCCGTCCCACATCCACGTCGTAACACAGATAAACTCGCCCGAACGCCCCCTGACCCAGCAGCTTTCCCCGACGCCAATTAATCGGGGCGCTGGGAGCTGaagagaaagaagggagaagaGTCAGAGACGAGACCGAGCTCATCAAAATCAAAAATTATATGTTTGAAATAATGTCAGGTTTTTCCGTTTTCGAAAGCAGTATTTTTGCCACTTTGGTAAATCTGCTTCCTTAAAACTCATTTTATAGTGAGGGGGGAGTATAGGGAGCAAAGGGGTCCCGTAACACGCCCTGTCCACCAATGTCTTACACTTTGTGGGTACGTTCCTCTCCTGGACGCTCAGCGTGTTCTCGCTGTCGGCGCTGCGCAGGCGGGTTCGGGTTTCCAGATACTGCACGGTTAACCCCATGTTCTCCCCGTTGCTACTCAGGGAACGGCTGGAGGGCACAAGAGTGAAGAGATTCCCTTGAGGGCGACGGATCCGCGGAAAGGTTCTGCGGCCTGCCATAGGGGACAGttagatatttattattactatattaattATACAGATCACGGTCAGTGGCACGGGCGATTATGAGGCAATACCATCGGATAGAACGTACCGTCGTTATAATCCTTGTGGTGGACAGACACGTGGTATCTTCGAGGGTAAGTACCCCCTTTCCCCGCTCTGTCGTAGAACTGATTCTCACAGTCTGGGTAGAAGAGAACAGGACGATCGTGAGAGGGGGTAAGGTTCTGGATCAAGAACTACGAAGCACATAAACCAAAATGAATAATGTTTCCACGCACCCAAGTAGTCCTGTCTATTGTCTGGATAACTCTGTGCTCTTGACATGCGCGACTTCCTGAAGCACGGGCTGGTAGGAAATGTAAAAGGGATAGATTTACTACACATACCACGGAAAGaataattgtttatatatacTTGAAACCCATAACCTCATATaacttcataataataataataataataataatacttattataCTATTACTGTAACCATGGCAATACAGATCATAAAATTACCAAGGATACGTAAATTAAGAAGGATGCATGAATACTGAATATTTACCTGTCTTCTGATCGGTCCAGTGATTGACAGCTGCCGGACACAGAATTCTCTGTACTACTCAGGGGGTCTAGCATCTGAGTGGAGAagacaccagaaaaaaaaaaatatataaaatggacaggagagagaaacagaaaaaacaataaaaaggtaggaaagaaaaaaaaaaaaagaagcactgTGGAAGAAAACCACCATCCCCAGTACAGATTCTACTCGATGTGGAACAGACTCTGTGAAGGGACAAGTTTCCCATAATGCACCAGAGCCCCCGAGTAAGTTCTCCGCAGGGCGAGTACACCCTCAGCGTAGTGACACTCACGCACTGCTCGCTGGTTTCCGGTATGAACTCGCCCTCGCTGTTGATGCTGGTGTAGGAGCCCTGCCGCGGCATCCTCTGCATCCTCTCCGGCACGTAGCCAGGAGGCGGCGAGCTGCGGCCGGTGTTCTGGCAACCTGCGAATCGAGCAACAAAGAGCATCCTTTATCAGCAATCACGCAGGCGGCTGTTGCAGGCAATCGTGAGAAATACGGGTGACGTCTCCTCCTCAGACACCCCACTGAACCAATGATATACCGCTTGCAGCACAGCCAACAAAACGCTTACCCGATAAATAAACGATGTGGATCAATTCTTTAGAAAAAGACAATATTCCTAaacagacaatatatatatatatatatgcgtaacGATGGTGAGAATGCCCCTTGGAATCAAGAAATGATCTACAAATTTAATTAAACTGTATGAAACTATCCAAGGCGGACGTTCTGATTAAATTGTAACGACGAGGGTGTGAGCTGCAGGCAGACGAAGCTCATAGAGTCGCCCTCTTCCTGCGAGAAGCGTCCCTCGCTCGCGGCACACACCCTGTCTACAAACCACAGAACACATCCTTTCCTTGGTAGCAGGTGAACCACCTTCCCTCGACACAACCTCAACCATGACCCAAGGTGCGCACAGGTCTGCAACGGAACTCAGGTGGAACCCAGCAAGAAGCCCAACTTGCCTCATGCTGTCGTCTTGGGTGGACAAACAGCTCGTGGAGAAGGCAGTTACAGCACGTGGTAACAATGTCTATGTACTCGGTCAACAGGTTCGCATTTTCTGGTTTCTAGAGCAGAAGATGCGCCCTTATTACTTACTGACTGAGAGGTGGCGGCTGCGCGACTCGGCAGGGTGATACGCCGTGTTGATGTCTCCCACGGACTGCGAGGCCTTGATCCGCACTTGTTTCTGGAGGCCCGAATGGGGCGCCGGAGTCTAAACGGGAGGAGAGACGTGACTGGAAAACTCCCTCGTGCGTCACAGATCCAGAAATCTACTCCAAGCACCCCGGGAATATACTCACGTGGTTGCGGTCGTGAGAAAGCAACAAGATGCGAAGGCTTTTCATGCTAGAACTCCGGTCCAAGAGGTCCACGGCTTTGTCAATGTCATCTTGACTTCGGAGAGGGATGGAGagctgcaagaaaaaaaaacgaagggAGAAAAATGAACATTGGCTGATTTGGAGGCATCATCCCTTCCTAAATTACCTTAAACTTTACCAtctgcgctatataaataaaagataataataataataataataataatataagatatCCGTAACATCTTCTCCAAAGTAAACAGGTTAAGATGGAGCTTTAAGCTTAACTTTTGTTGACTGGGGTAGTTGTGGTCAATCTTTCCCACCCCAGCTATTGTAAACAGCCatccttttgtttgtttgttggggggggcatttatGTTTTAGACGCAATTTTATTCCCACGATGGCACGGAGGATACGAGGCTGTGTGGCAAGACTTGCGACCCACCTCGTTGTTCATGTAATGGAGGTCAAGCGGCTGTCCAAACACGCTCTTCACTTTCTGCTCGACATCTTCATACTTCACAGGTCGGGTAAACTGGAGAATCCTGCGagagaataaatataaatataataaatacgaATAAAAAAAGCTAACACACTGCAACCACAAAGGCACCTTTATAATCCAGATGATTAATGAGACCTTAATTAGCAGAAACCGGGTGGCCCCAACGAAAAACATCCACTCAACCCCGCGAGACATTAGGAGGTTTAATTTTCATGAGATCAtcattttagcaataaaatatttatgacaACCCCATATAATGTTACGATAGCAGCCAGTGTAAAGATGTGAAAAGTCGGCGTATCGTTCAAAATACaagatttcatttaaaaaaactgtgGATGAATGTGATGAATGCGAATGAATTAGTTTACTGTAACATTTCCCTGTGAATAGAGGGAACCTCTGATGAAACTCCTGGCACGTTCAGCACCATCCGAGGTGGACCAAGAGCTATCATCAACTTTTAGCTGCACCTCGTTGCCCACGGAAAGGAGAGCTCTGGAAGCGGAAACCGGGTCTGAAGGAATCCATGAAAGCTTCCCAATCTCTGCAAATCCTCCCAGCTCGGTCGCCGGCCGAATTACATATTTGTGGCGAGAGCTGGCAGCCTCTGAGTAACCGCCAGGCCACTTCTCGGCTCCTGTCTGCAAGCTCAATATCCGTAAGAGCAGGGGGGAAACTCGGGTCATAGACgggagggagaggtggggcaGTTCACAATCAGGCCATTCATTAGAAGGCGATATAGGTTCGCTCCTTCGATACTCCATAATAACGTAACATGCAGCAGCGAAGTATAAAATACAATCCATGCAGATAGCGCCATAACAGTATAATGAGCAGGGAGGCCGGTAGCCAAAGTTCAAGGACCTGAAACATTAGGCAATATTACAAAGAACGGGAAGTTACAGGGCCTTTTTACTGAATATTTAGACTCTCTCGTGGGTAATCACTTTAAACATGGCGGCAGCCGCATGGCAGAAATTGGCAGCGAAGCTCACGCACCTACATGCTGCCAAGGCCACCTTGGCCATTGGTGAATTCACAAAGAGTTCTATCGAGCTCCATGGCGGACAGTCATCTCGGTGGCGTTTGTTTCATCTCCAGGAATAGATAAAATTGCTGAGCTGAAGCAGCAGCCAGGAAACCCGGCCCAGCAGCAAATGCAGCATTTAGAGAACAAGCCCCTAAATTGTGACGCCAACGAATGCTTAAGCGATCAGGTGAACCTCTACTCACCTCCTCTCCCCATTGTGTTCAAACTTTATCCTGACATCGTTCTGGGGAAACACGAGAAAAAAGAACAACGATTAGTTATATGATGAACCAGCGTTTTATTATAACGGTCCCGTAAAGTCTGGGTAGAACCTAGAAGTATAAGTTAGAGGGTTTAGGTTTCCGAATTCCTTTCCGTTCTTCCTACCAAATGATTAGATTAGGTACACTGACCAGGACAGGACCCCTCACCTGTTTATTGGGCAGGTTGCTGGCCTTCGTCTTCACCCCGTCGATCCCCGGCGTCCGATGTCGTCTCCCCATCTGGAGGGCCACCAGGTCCTTCATAATGGACTTCAAGGCTTCCTGTTCATCTGAGGAGGACCAAAGATCAGAGGATATCAGTTTAGGATAAGAAAAGTAAGAAAACCACAGAACTCAGACAGCCTCCATATCCAGCAAACACTTCTGGAGCCGGTGACTCCTGTTTCCATAACCATTCCAGACCTAGCCAGGAACAATAGAGGAGGCCTCTGAGCCAAGCAAAATATTTACTGGCCAAAAAGAAACggaccaccaaaaaaaaacagaaagtgcCCAAAACCAAACTTGCTCCTTTGCCTGCCATCCCGTAGTCGGTTCTGGATACGCACCAGCGTCCGGATTATCTGCTATTTGAACTAAATTGGTGAGATGCCTTCTGAGACACCTTTGcacattaactatacattaggCAGGGCCAAGTCAAGCCTTCATACCACAGAAGCTCCACGGAGTTGGCCAGTGGTGACGAAGTCAACGGGTTAAAGTTTCCAAAGCGTCCTTAAAACCCCTAGATTTAGTTCATACCCCTCATAACATCACACTTATGTCACGCTTTATTACTTTCaatattgaattattattatattatgtttttattttatgtaatattaccatttatatatttttactacaTGCACATACGCTACCGTTCAGAAGTTTGGTGTCactttctggctgtaacataattacaaaagggtttctaaccatcaattatccttttaaacttaaacttggatcagcgaacaacgtgccattgaaacacaggactgatgggagtgataaagggccgttggaacacgggagtgatgggagtgatgggagtgataaagggccattggcacacaggagtgataaagatgAAGATACTCCACTAAAATCcggccgtttccagctacaaaagtaatttacattaaccccgtctgtgccgaatttctgatcaatttcatgttattttaatggggaaaatccgcttttctttcaaaaacaatgaaatttctacatgaccccaaactttgaacagtggtgtgTATATAAAGCACCAACAGGGTCTGAGAAAACTATAACGGACATACTAAGACCACCGAATACATAGAGTATAGaggatataataataaaaaaaaaaatagatttttaatgccatgttttatacaaaaaaaaaaaaaataatatatatatataaataaaaaaaaatttatgatgCTCAGTAGCTCAAAGAAGTTTCTAAAAGTATTGTGGGGCCGAGGAGGCGGTTTTTGTGTAGTTTTACTCTAGATAAAAGTGGGGTCTTTTTAAACGTAGACGCTGTAACTTCACGAGCTCGGGGTTAAAAGTTAGAAGGCACTTAAATCGCACAACTTCCCAGCAGCTGCGACATAATGTATTGTAAAAGTCACTGCGAACAGGGGAAGGAAATGACACCAGCAAATCACAGAGACAACGGCCCCGGCACGGACGGCCCGAATAATCCTGCCGTGGAATAATCACATGGACGGCCCGTataatcacaaaataaaacaattattttgatacacttttttctatttaattggCTAGCGACCTATTAAATGGCCCAATCAGTAGGACCCTTCCATCAGTTGCTATGACAACAAGACCACTTTCCAAACGTTCCAAGCCTCCAGACAATAACACTtagcaatacatttattttccataGGCTGATTTGGAGACACATGACATCACACGTCACACACATGACATCACACGTCACACACATGACATCACACGTCACACACATGACATCACACGTCACACA from Spea bombifrons isolate aSpeBom1 chromosome 13, aSpeBom1.2.pri, whole genome shotgun sequence encodes:
- the MAP3K3 gene encoding mitogen-activated protein kinase kinase kinase 3; its protein translation is MDKALGADPCIEMDEQEALKSIMKDLVALQMGRRHRTPGIDGVKTKASNLPNKQNDVRIKFEHNGERRILQFTRPVKYEDVEQKVKSVFGQPLDLHYMNNELSIPLRSQDDIDKAVDLLDRSSSMKSLRILLLSHDRNHTPAPHSGLQKQVRIKASQSVGDINTAYHPAESRSRHLSVSCQNTGRSSPPPGYVPERMQRMPRQGSYTSINSEGEFIPETSEQCMLDPLSSTENSVSGSCQSLDRSEDSPCFRKSRMSRAQSYPDNRQDYLDCENQFYDRAGKGGTYPRRYHVSVHHKDYNDGRRTFPRIRRPQGNLFTLVPSSRSLSSNGENMGLTVQYLETRTRLRSADSENTLSVQERNVPTKSPSAPINWRRGKLLGQGAFGRVYLCYDVDVGRELAAKQVQYDPDSPETSKEVSALECEIQLLKNLHHERIVQYYGCLRDKGEKTLTIFMEYMPGGSVKDQLKAYGALTENVTRRYTRQILEGVSYLHSNMIVHRDIKGANILRDSAGNVKLGDFGASKRLQTICMSGTGIRSVTGTPYWMSPEVISGEGYGRKADVWSLGCTVVEMLTEKPPWAEYEAMAAIFKIATQPTNPQLPPNTSEQCRDFIKRILVDARQRPSAEELLRHPFAQLTY